In Salisediminibacterium beveridgei, one DNA window encodes the following:
- a CDS encoding siderophore ABC transporter substrate-binding protein, which yields MRKTSLLIIASLITAGLTACGDKESEVGANTAENNQDNLESEDQINDSNLEREENGTSQYPLTISHELGEITLEKKPENVVVFDFGVVDILRDIEVDVQAVPQANVPSYLSEFKSEDYENAGTLFEPDFEAIYGMEPDLIIISGRAADAYDDLTEIAPTLHVAVDTGDYMTSFKENVQLIGEIFDKEDVTDAKLESIESDLDALHELTDNTTARGLILMTSEGELSAYGPGSRFGIIHDDFGVPAADEGIDEANHGMNVSFEYVLETNPEYIFVMDRGAVVSPGEGESAAETLANDLVMNTTAYKEDQIVELNPEYWYISAGGLTSVSGMILDIKAAFE from the coding sequence ATGAGAAAAACATCATTATTAATAATTGCCAGCTTGATCACTGCAGGACTGACTGCTTGCGGTGATAAAGAATCTGAAGTTGGTGCAAACACGGCTGAAAACAACCAGGATAATCTGGAATCCGAAGATCAGATCAATGACTCAAATCTGGAACGTGAAGAAAACGGGACATCTCAATACCCGCTGACCATCTCACATGAACTCGGGGAGATCACGCTTGAGAAGAAGCCCGAAAATGTCGTCGTGTTTGATTTTGGTGTCGTGGATATTCTCAGGGATATTGAAGTGGACGTCCAAGCTGTCCCTCAAGCCAATGTGCCATCTTATCTCTCAGAATTTAAAAGTGAAGACTATGAAAATGCAGGTACTCTTTTCGAACCGGATTTCGAAGCCATTTACGGTATGGAACCCGACCTGATTATTATTTCAGGTCGCGCTGCAGATGCCTATGATGACTTGACAGAAATCGCACCAACACTTCATGTTGCAGTGGATACCGGCGACTACATGACTTCGTTCAAAGAAAATGTCCAATTGATTGGTGAGATTTTTGACAAGGAAGATGTGACAGATGCAAAACTTGAATCGATTGAATCCGATCTTGACGCACTGCATGAATTGACAGACAATACGACAGCACGCGGGTTGATTCTCATGACTTCAGAGGGTGAACTCAGCGCATATGGACCTGGTTCGCGATTTGGGATCATTCATGATGATTTCGGTGTTCCTGCTGCAGATGAGGGAATTGATGAAGCCAATCACGGGATGAATGTTTCCTTCGAATATGTTCTTGAAACCAATCCGGAATACATCTTTGTCATGGACCGGGGCGCGGTCGTCAGTCCAGGCGAGGGAGAGTCTGCCGCAGAAACGCTCGCCAATGATCTGGTGATGAATACAACGGCTTATAAGGAGGATCAGATTGTAGAATTAAATCCGGAGTACTGGTACATTTCCGCAGGAGGACTCACATCCGTATCGGGTATGATACTGGACATAAAAGCGGCTTTTGAATAA
- a CDS encoding iron ABC transporter ATP-binding protein: MLEALKLFKSYRSNPVVKDVSVSIQKGTITTFIGPNGAGKSTLLSMVSRLITSDHGQVSIDGQSIKHYKDRDFAKKVAILKQSNFMNVRLTIRDLVSFGRFPYSQGYLTEEDWEKVDEAIDYLELGDMQDQYLDELSGGQRQRAFIAMVLAQDTDYILLDEPLNNLDMKHSVQIMKVLRKMVDELGKTVVLVIHDINFASCYSDYIVAMKHGKVIKEGYKCDVIQSGVLKKIYDLDFHVQEINNQQICVYFS; the protein is encoded by the coding sequence ATGCTTGAAGCATTGAAACTTTTTAAAAGTTACCGATCAAATCCTGTAGTCAAGGATGTCTCGGTATCCATACAAAAAGGAACGATTACCACCTTCATCGGACCTAACGGTGCCGGGAAAAGTACCCTGTTGTCCATGGTCAGCCGCCTGATCACATCGGATCATGGTCAAGTGTCCATTGATGGACAGTCCATCAAACACTATAAGGATCGGGACTTTGCCAAAAAAGTTGCGATACTAAAACAGTCCAATTTCATGAATGTCCGCCTAACGATCCGTGATCTCGTCTCGTTTGGCCGGTTCCCCTATTCTCAAGGTTATCTGACAGAGGAGGATTGGGAGAAAGTTGATGAAGCCATTGACTATTTGGAACTAGGAGACATGCAAGATCAATACCTCGATGAGTTAAGCGGCGGCCAGCGTCAGCGGGCCTTTATCGCCATGGTCCTCGCCCAGGATACGGATTACATTCTCCTGGACGAACCATTAAATAACCTGGATATGAAACACTCCGTACAGATTATGAAAGTCCTTCGCAAAATGGTCGACGAATTGGGAAAGACGGTTGTGCTCGTCATCCATGATATCAATTTTGCCTCGTGCTATTCCGATTACATTGTCGCCATGAAACACGGAAAGGTCATTAAAGAAGGTTATAAATGTGATGTCATTCAAAGCGGCGTATTGAAAAAAATCTATGACCTTGACTTTCACGTACAAGAGATCAACAATCAGCAAATCTGCGTCTACTTTTCTTAA
- a CDS encoding aldose epimerase family protein, which produces MNETNQAVMIENSTGTMKLRVIPTGAAVTDLWFTSESGEQRNLVVSYEEDAEYQSNPYFLGAAIGRSAGRQGEGRVKMPGGKVLNLPANEGRHHLHGGDATIAKKDWELRQTANNKVVCTVISPDGDGGYPGDVRISVTYEVTDEAEWKISYLAEASEDTPLNLTQHTYFNLSGEKKEVTEHQLTLDSDRVLFLEPEDIPGSPVTVDQEPDFDFRQGKSLSFLPAAGHPQLVQVGGGVDHPFLLNKSRKPDILLEGHGLQMAVDTDDEAVVIYTGNKFDGERYLKYQGICVETQFRPNALDQCILKAGDAFSKTTIFRFSSKSTI; this is translated from the coding sequence TTGAATGAGACAAATCAAGCAGTCATGATTGAGAACAGTACAGGAACCATGAAGTTGAGAGTGATCCCTACAGGCGCAGCAGTGACGGACCTTTGGTTTACTTCTGAGAGCGGTGAACAACGAAATCTCGTGGTTTCTTATGAAGAGGATGCGGAGTACCAATCGAATCCGTATTTCCTCGGTGCAGCAATCGGTCGATCTGCTGGACGTCAGGGCGAGGGGCGAGTGAAAATGCCGGGTGGAAAAGTATTGAATCTTCCGGCAAATGAAGGTCGTCATCATTTACACGGTGGCGATGCTACGATTGCGAAAAAAGATTGGGAGCTCAGACAGACAGCAAACAACAAAGTCGTCTGCACAGTGATTAGCCCGGATGGGGATGGCGGATACCCTGGTGATGTCCGCATTTCAGTAACGTATGAAGTGACAGATGAAGCCGAATGGAAAATCAGCTACCTGGCAGAAGCGTCAGAGGATACGCCTTTGAATTTGACTCAGCATACGTATTTCAATCTTTCCGGTGAAAAAAAAGAGGTAACAGAACATCAGCTGACCCTCGACAGTGACCGTGTCCTGTTTCTTGAACCGGAGGATATTCCGGGATCGCCGGTAACTGTTGATCAGGAACCGGACTTCGATTTCCGCCAAGGGAAGTCCTTATCGTTTTTACCTGCCGCCGGACATCCTCAACTGGTACAGGTGGGTGGTGGCGTGGATCATCCGTTTTTATTGAACAAATCCAGAAAACCGGACATCCTGCTGGAAGGACATGGGCTGCAAATGGCAGTTGATACAGATGATGAGGCAGTGGTCATTTATACAGGCAATAAGTTTGATGGAGAACGTTACTTGAAGTACCAGGGCATCTGTGTTGAAACTCAGTTCCGTCCGAATGCATTGGATCAATGTATCCTGAAAGCAGGAGATGCTTTTTCGAAGACGACGATCTTCCGTTTTTCCTCAAAAAGCACAATTTAA
- a CDS encoding guanylate kinase, with the protein MYDLKEQEMMFVFTGPDGSGRKTVANLVAQSTLQMKGVISYTTRPKRSYEVEGRDYYFITDDEFRAAKEKGEFLENVRINGYQYGIKEMEIKKRFQEKGCIYLVMNTEGAEILKKLYGKKVVRIFLYADRQTLRERQVERGDASSVIAKHLAHYDEDMAYKKECEHAFENSKLDHTAYEVTQAVESYLK; encoded by the coding sequence ATGTATGATTTGAAGGAACAGGAGATGATGTTCGTCTTCACAGGACCGGACGGTTCCGGGAGAAAGACAGTTGCCAATCTGGTGGCTCAGAGTACGCTGCAGATGAAAGGTGTCATCTCATATACGACTCGACCGAAGCGGTCTTATGAAGTGGAAGGCAGAGATTATTACTTCATTACCGATGATGAGTTTCGTGCGGCAAAAGAGAAAGGGGAATTTCTCGAAAACGTACGAATCAACGGGTATCAATATGGCATTAAGGAAATGGAAATCAAGAAACGTTTCCAGGAGAAGGGCTGTATTTATCTGGTGATGAACACAGAGGGCGCAGAAATCCTGAAAAAACTGTACGGGAAAAAAGTTGTCAGAATTTTTCTGTATGCAGACCGTCAAACCCTTCGGGAACGTCAGGTGGAGCGCGGCGATGCCTCATCTGTCATTGCAAAGCACCTGGCTCATTACGATGAAGATATGGCTTATAAGAAAGAGTGTGAACATGCATTTGAAAATTCCAAGCTTGACCACACAGCCTACGAAGTGACCCAGGCAGTGGAAAGCTATCTGAAATGA